In Ruminococcaceae bacterium BL-4, one DNA window encodes the following:
- a CDS encoding putative Type IV pilus assembly protein PilC (Evidence 3 : Putative function from multiple computational evidences), whose product MRTHKPKGLSPTLLSLFFNSLGVLLKAGIPIQNCLSLMLEDSKDDSLKEILSKLNAEIQTTFQLHLAMQKISLFPQYAIQMVKIGETSGRLQTVCESLADYYEQKNAITTQIKHSILNPVILICVVSAVITFLVIKVLPIFKNVYAQLGIYMEQNSMILAALIIGKAAMILSLILLLFLGICALMTLFPGGKKRVLHMIIKIPKIKKIISGFLVSQFSSALSMLLQSGMDPKHALDLSSSVIQNEFLDDKLIHCKKDFKNGTSIAEALAKNQIFSPFHTSILLTSDKAGATDQALKKLSEQIMESSMESLENMVSFMEPILVAVLSVIIGIILLCIMLPLIGILSSMG is encoded by the coding sequence ATGCGCACTCATAAACCAAAAGGACTTTCCCCTACTCTGCTCTCTCTCTTTTTTAACAGTCTGGGGGTTCTGCTAAAAGCGGGAATTCCAATTCAGAATTGCCTATCTCTGATGCTGGAGGATTCCAAAGACGACAGCCTAAAAGAAATCCTCTCTAAACTCAACGCAGAAATTCAAACAACTTTTCAGCTGCATCTTGCCATGCAGAAAATTAGTCTTTTCCCTCAATACGCAATACAAATGGTAAAAATCGGAGAAACTTCCGGGCGACTACAAACAGTTTGTGAATCTCTTGCAGATTATTACGAACAAAAAAACGCCATTACTACACAAATCAAGCATTCCATTTTAAATCCTGTGATTTTAATCTGTGTAGTAAGTGCTGTGATTACATTTTTGGTCATTAAAGTTCTTCCTATTTTTAAAAACGTCTATGCACAGCTAGGAATTTACATGGAACAAAATTCTATGATTTTGGCTGCACTAATTATTGGAAAAGCTGCAATGATTCTCTCTTTGATTCTGCTTCTTTTCCTGGGAATCTGTGCGCTTATGACACTTTTCCCCGGAGGAAAAAAGCGGGTGCTTCATATGATTATTAAAATTCCAAAAATCAAAAAAATCATTTCTGGATTTTTAGTTTCACAGTTTTCTTCTGCACTCTCGATGCTGCTGCAAAGCGGTATGGACCCTAAACATGCTCTGGATCTTTCCTCCAGTGTTATTCAAAATGAATTTCTGGATGATAAACTGATCCACTGCAAAAAAGATTTTAAAAATGGGACTTCTATTGCAGAAGCGTTGGCAAAAAATCAAATTTTCAGCCCATTTCATACCAGTATCCTCCTAACTTCCGACAAAGCCGGCGCAACCGATCAGGCTTTAAAAAAGCTCTCCGAACAAATCATGGAAAGCTCCATGGAATCCCTAGAAAACATGGTGAGTTTCATGGAACCGATTCTAGTTGCTGTGCTTTCAGTCATAATTGGTATCATTCTTCTTTGCATTATGCTGCCGCTGATCGGTATTCTGTCTTCTATGGGCTAA
- a CDS encoding conserved protein of unknown function (Evidence 4 : Unknown function but conserved in other organisms) has product MKKRSSGGLKALFLTICLLGIIFVLLFQHTGALSKSLETQSQQAAQTAVSRALMTCYAVEGCYPSNTDYLEQNYGLYIDHQKYLVDYRIFSTNVMPEVHLIPRST; this is encoded by the coding sequence ATGAAAAAGCGCTCTTCCGGCGGATTAAAAGCTCTATTTTTGACCATCTGTCTGCTGGGAATCATTTTTGTGCTGCTCTTTCAACATACCGGTGCTCTTTCTAAATCTCTCGAAACACAATCTCAACAAGCAGCACAAACTGCCGTCAGCCGGGCTTTAATGACCTGTTATGCGGTGGAAGGCTGCTATCCTTCCAACACAGATTATTTAGAACAAAATTACGGATTGTATATTGATCATCAAAAATACCTAGTGGACTACCGCATATTTTCCACCAATGTAATGCCGGAAGTTCACCTAATTCCGCGCTCTACCTAA
- a CDS encoding conserved protein of unknown function (Evidence 4 : Unknown function but conserved in other organisms) — protein sequence MQHFITEKEHPIPRLLIPFLLVCLFAVCTIIVTISGLKAYLKIQKDTDLAYQGRTGASYLANRLRGTEGTVSLKDDHTILLTEDENGSTYETYIYFSDHTLWESTVLSGSEPINSEKIVETSDFSVHWIASDLLSFSITGTDGKQDTRTVYLGREALSR from the coding sequence ATGCAGCATTTCATAACCGAAAAGGAACATCCCATTCCGCGACTTTTGATTCCGTTTCTTCTCGTTTGTCTTTTTGCAGTCTGCACCATTATTGTGACGATTTCAGGTCTGAAGGCTTATCTGAAGATTCAGAAAGACACCGATCTTGCCTATCAAGGCCGTACAGGTGCCTCCTATCTTGCAAACCGTCTGCGCGGAACTGAAGGAACTGTCTCTCTGAAAGACGACCACACCATTCTTCTTACCGAAGATGAAAACGGCAGCACCTATGAAACCTACATTTATTTTTCTGACCATACTCTTTGGGAAAGTACCGTCCTTTCCGGAAGCGAACCAATCAACTCTGAAAAGATTGTAGAAACCTCCGATTTTTCCGTTCATTGGATTGCTTCTGACCTTCTTTCGTTTTCCATCACCGGAACAGATGGAAAACAAGATACGCGTACTGTTTATCTTGGAAGGGAGGCTCTTAGCAGATGA
- a CDS encoding protein of unknown function (Evidence 5 : Unknown function) — translation MKSHSKSVGLLIEISISILFFSLFCAIALQLFVHAKTMSENSVLKTKAMNCAQSVADLFRSNEDFDELIKEQYPNASILQNQIVISLDKDMQPTSSDSGTYQLTASLNEEQNETGIMKIAQISVHSESTSLCSLETKKYFSKEAAS, via the coding sequence ATGAAAAGCCACTCAAAATCAGTAGGTCTGTTGATCGAAATTTCCATTTCCATTTTGTTTTTTTCCTTATTCTGTGCCATTGCGCTACAGCTGTTTGTTCACGCAAAAACGATGAGTGAAAATTCTGTACTTAAAACAAAGGCAATGAACTGTGCACAATCAGTGGCTGATTTGTTCCGCTCTAATGAAGATTTTGATGAGCTGATCAAAGAACAATATCCAAATGCTTCTATTCTGCAAAACCAAATCGTAATCTCGCTCGATAAAGATATGCAGCCCACCTCTTCCGACTCCGGAACTTATCAACTCACTGCCTCTCTAAACGAGGAACAAAACGAGACCGGGATTATGAAAATTGCTCAGATTTCTGTTCATTCAGAAAGCACGTCTCTTTGTTCTTTGGAAACAAAAAAGTATTTTTCTAAGGAGGCGGCTTCATGA
- a CDS encoding conserved protein of unknown function (Evidence 4 : Unknown function but conserved in other organisms), producing MNRWNHRKKIEVGTNIGFVSLLMIFLTLCLTCFCVLALSIASKDSRLTERSLDYTQSYYQADELSQETLQKLDLELSTIKQNTSDPTQYYAQTSNFLGTLGQNAKYEEADHTVTLTYSISGKSKLLQVIQINAPSEKTCYTVLSTHTISLPDDLSGQSQNLWKGN from the coding sequence ATGAATCGATGGAACCATAGGAAAAAAATTGAAGTGGGCACCAATATCGGGTTTGTCTCACTGCTGATGATTTTTCTTACTTTATGTCTCACCTGTTTCTGTGTATTGGCTCTTTCAATCGCTTCCAAAGACAGCCGCCTTACAGAACGAAGTCTCGATTATACGCAAAGCTATTATCAGGCAGACGAATTAAGTCAAGAAACCCTGCAAAAACTTGATCTTGAACTTTCTACGATTAAACAAAACACCAGTGATCCTACTCAATATTATGCACAGACTTCAAATTTTCTGGGAACACTTGGGCAGAATGCCAAATATGAAGAAGCAGATCATACGGTTACATTGACTTATTCTATCAGCGGAAAATCCAAGCTGCTGCAAGTGATCCAGATTAATGCGCCATCCGAAAAGACGTGCTATACTGTTTTATCTACCCATACGATTTCTCTGCCCGACGATCTCTCCGGGCAGTCCCAAAATCTTTGGAAAGGGAATTGA
- the pilT gene encoding Twitching mobility protein, which produces MKIQELLTQAVTKSCSDVFIISHLPVTFKCNGKFIHANKTLLSPQETEELISQIYVLAGDRKMDTLLQTGDDDFSFSINGLGRFRANTYRQRGSLAAVIRIIFFQLPDPTKLGIPDQVMKLSELTSGLVLVTGPAGNGKSTTLACLIDRINKTRSGHIITMEDPIEYIHRHNQCIVSQREVASDTKNYVTALRAALRQAPNVLLLGEMRDLDTIETAMTAAETGQLIFSTLHTNNAVSTIDRIIDVFPTNQQHQIRLQLSMVLKAVVSQQLLPTVDGGMVPAFEIMICNLAVQNMIREEKVHQLDSVIFSGSKEGMISMDTSIFNLCKAGKISKKVALERCLDRNSMEAQLKTI; this is translated from the coding sequence ATGAAAATTCAGGAACTGCTCACACAAGCTGTTACAAAATCTTGTTCTGATGTGTTTATTATTTCTCATCTGCCGGTCACATTTAAATGTAATGGAAAGTTTATTCATGCAAATAAAACGCTTCTCTCTCCTCAGGAAACAGAAGAACTGATTTCTCAGATTTATGTTCTTGCAGGAGACCGAAAGATGGATACTTTACTGCAAACTGGAGATGACGATTTTTCGTTTTCCATTAATGGTTTGGGGCGATTTCGGGCAAATACCTATCGTCAGCGTGGTTCTCTTGCTGCCGTGATCCGCATCATTTTCTTTCAGCTGCCGGACCCAACAAAGCTGGGTATCCCGGACCAGGTAATGAAACTGAGCGAACTAACCAGCGGTCTGGTACTTGTTACAGGCCCTGCCGGGAATGGAAAATCCACGACACTTGCCTGTTTAATCGATCGAATCAACAAAACTCGCAGCGGCCATATCATTACAATGGAAGACCCCATTGAATATATTCACCGCCATAATCAATGTATTGTCTCTCAGCGGGAGGTGGCTTCCGATACCAAGAACTATGTAACCGCTCTGCGCGCCGCACTTCGGCAAGCACCAAACGTTCTGCTGCTGGGGGAAATGCGGGATCTGGATACAATCGAAACAGCTATGACTGCCGCAGAAACCGGGCAGCTGATTTTTTCTACTTTGCATACCAATAACGCAGTCAGCACAATTGACCGCATCATCGACGTTTTTCCCACCAATCAGCAGCATCAAATCCGCTTGCAGCTTTCGATGGTGCTCAAGGCCGTTGTTTCACAGCAGCTTCTTCCCACTGTTGATGGTGGGATGGTGCCAGCCTTTGAAATTATGATCTGTAATCTGGCTGTACAAAATATGATTCGCGAAGAAAAAGTTCATCAACTGGATTCTGTTATTTTTTCCGGCAGCAAAGAAGGAATGATTTCAATGGATACCAGCATTTTTAACCTTTGCAAAGCGGGTAAAATCAGCAAAAAAGTTGCTCTCGAACGCTGCCTTGATCGAAATTCTATGGAAGCTCAGCTTAAAACGATTTAA
- the folT gene encoding Folate ECF transporter S component FolT, whose translation MKNHSTLIRLTTIAFLVALDIILGRFCSISTPIARIGFGFIPASLLGFLFGPLVGGLGCAVADILGTFLFPTGAYFPGITLTSFLAGALYGLILHNRPISWLRSLTAAFCVCTTQLLLNSFWLSMITDTSLAALLSVRFIKSAVMVPVITMGIELLYPRLIPIAQKHLSN comes from the coding sequence ATGAAAAATCATTCCACACTGATCCGGCTAACTACAATCGCATTTCTTGTAGCGCTGGATATCATTCTCGGTCGGTTTTGTTCCATCAGTACCCCAATCGCCCGAATCGGGTTCGGCTTTATCCCTGCTTCTTTATTGGGCTTTCTTTTCGGCCCTTTGGTGGGTGGTCTTGGATGTGCTGTTGCAGATATCCTTGGAACTTTTCTTTTTCCGACCGGTGCTTATTTTCCCGGAATCACACTGACGAGCTTTCTCGCGGGCGCTCTTTATGGGCTGATCCTTCATAACCGCCCAATCTCTTGGCTGCGCTCTCTGACCGCCGCTTTCTGTGTCTGCACCACACAGCTGCTTCTTAACAGCTTCTGGCTTTCGATGATCACAGATACTTCTCTTGCGGCGCTGCTTTCTGTTCGCTTTATCAAGAGTGCCGTTATGGTGCCGGTTATCACAATGGGCATCGAGCTCTTGTACCCACGGTTGATTCCAATCGCTCAAAAGCATCTTTCTAATTAA
- a CDS encoding Amidohydrolase gives MKIRLRNVKIETMEEGKPVFLGELRTNDDQITYVGPEKEDRESFDRTIDGRENLILPGFKNAHTHSPMTFLRSYADDLPLLDWLNQQVFPMEAQLRKKDIGPLTKLAILEYLTSGITACFDMYLFPEEAAQAAVESGFRMVLCGSVNDFTSSPEELSEDHKTFNDFDPLITHQLGFHAEYTTAPERMKKIAKLAYEFEAPVYVHNSESVSEVEQCKKRTGMTPTAFMDSLHLFDFGGGGFHCVHMTPQDLDICVKRGISVITNPASNAKLASGIAPLCEMEKKKINLAIGTDGPASNNCLDMFREMFLTTALQKLSLNDASAMDANTVLRMATVGGAKAMRLSNCKTLSKGQQADLIMIDLHQPNMQPENNLLKNLVYSGSKQNVKMTMVAGKILYEDGKFSIGEDPEKIYQQANEIIAEKKKMAEQAAKNK, from the coding sequence ATGAAAATTCGGCTACGAAATGTAAAAATAGAAACCATGGAAGAGGGAAAGCCTGTATTTCTCGGAGAACTTCGGACAAATGATGATCAAATCACTTATGTCGGTCCGGAAAAAGAGGATAGAGAATCTTTTGACCGTACAATCGACGGCAGAGAAAATCTGATTCTTCCGGGATTCAAAAATGCGCATACCCATTCTCCGATGACCTTCTTGCGTTCTTATGCAGACGACCTGCCGCTTTTAGATTGGCTCAATCAGCAGGTGTTTCCGATGGAGGCACAGCTTCGGAAAAAAGATATTGGCCCGCTTACCAAGCTTGCAATTCTGGAATATCTGACAAGCGGAATTACGGCGTGCTTTGATATGTATCTTTTTCCGGAAGAGGCGGCACAGGCTGCTGTTGAGAGTGGCTTTCGAATGGTCCTCTGCGGCAGTGTCAACGATTTTACCAGCAGTCCCGAAGAACTTTCAGAAGACCATAAGACGTTTAATGATTTTGACCCGTTAATCACGCATCAGTTGGGATTCCATGCGGAATATACCACAGCTCCGGAGCGCATGAAAAAGATTGCAAAATTAGCATATGAATTTGAGGCGCCGGTCTATGTGCATAATTCCGAGAGCGTTTCTGAAGTGGAGCAGTGTAAAAAGAGAACCGGGATGACGCCGACCGCTTTTATGGATAGTCTTCATCTGTTTGACTTCGGCGGAGGCGGATTCCATTGCGTCCATATGACACCTCAGGACCTTGATATCTGTGTAAAGCGTGGAATTTCAGTCATTACGAATCCGGCTTCCAATGCAAAGCTTGCCAGCGGGATCGCTCCACTGTGCGAGATGGAAAAGAAAAAGATCAATCTTGCGATTGGAACAGACGGACCGGCGAGTAATAATTGCCTCGATATGTTCCGGGAGATGTTTTTGACGACGGCATTGCAGAAGCTTTCACTCAACGATGCCTCTGCGATGGATGCTAATACAGTTCTTCGCATGGCAACGGTAGGCGGTGCGAAAGCTATGCGGCTTTCGAATTGTAAAACACTTTCTAAAGGACAGCAGGCTGATTTAATCATGATTGATCTTCATCAGCCAAATATGCAGCCCGAGAATAATCTTTTAAAGAATCTGGTTTACAGTGGCAGTAAGCAAAATGTAAAGATGACAATGGTTGCTGGAAAAATTCTTTATGAAGATGGGAAATTCTCAATCGGAGAAGATCCGGAGAAAATTTATCAGCAAGCAAATGAAATTATTGCCGAAAAGAAGAAAATGGCAGAACAAGCCGCAAAAAATAAATAA
- the mtnA gene encoding Methylthioribose-1-phosphate isomerase has protein sequence MKVQYPENVALNASETAVVILDQSILPNETRFLTLSTPESCYEAIQKLRVRGAPAIGIFAGYALYVLSKTIHADSFSAFYQKLCEFGSYLNSSRPTAVNLSWAIKRMEKAAEKNQEKSIAEIIVILGKEAHVIQQEDIDMCRSISEYGLSLFKEGDGLLTHCNAGPLATSLYGTALGPMLLAKERGRNFRVFSDETRPLLQGARLTSYELQKANIDVTLICDNMASLVMKNGWVNACFVGCDRVAANGDAANKIGTSGVAILAKHYGIPFYVLGPTSTVDLSCKSGDDIQIELRDPEEIREKWYREPMAPEHVKCYNPAFDVTDHTLITAIVTESGICRPPFTESLKKACQASKYQSAR, from the coding sequence ATGAAAGTTCAGTATCCGGAGAATGTTGCACTGAATGCATCGGAAACGGCAGTGGTAATCTTAGATCAGAGCATTTTGCCCAATGAGACTCGCTTTTTAACGCTTTCAACACCGGAATCATGCTATGAAGCAATCCAAAAGCTTCGTGTTCGGGGGGCTCCGGCGATTGGAATTTTTGCGGGATATGCACTTTATGTTCTCTCTAAGACAATCCACGCGGATTCCTTTTCTGCATTTTATCAAAAGCTTTGTGAATTTGGTTCGTATCTTAACTCCTCGCGGCCAACAGCGGTTAATCTGAGTTGGGCAATTAAGCGAATGGAGAAGGCTGCAGAAAAGAATCAGGAAAAATCGATTGCTGAAATCATTGTCATATTAGGGAAAGAGGCTCATGTGATTCAGCAGGAAGATATCGATATGTGCCGTTCTATTTCGGAATATGGACTGTCGCTTTTTAAAGAGGGAGACGGCCTTCTAACTCATTGTAATGCGGGGCCCCTGGCAACTTCCCTTTATGGGACGGCGTTGGGACCGATGCTCCTCGCAAAAGAGAGGGGCAGAAATTTTCGCGTTTTTTCGGACGAGACAAGACCTCTTTTGCAGGGAGCTAGGCTTACAAGTTACGAACTGCAGAAAGCTAACATTGATGTGACGCTGATCTGTGATAATATGGCTTCTCTGGTGATGAAAAACGGTTGGGTAAACGCCTGCTTTGTCGGTTGTGACCGAGTCGCAGCAAATGGAGATGCCGCTAATAAAATTGGAACAAGCGGAGTGGCAATCCTTGCAAAGCACTATGGCATTCCTTTTTATGTACTCGGGCCTACTTCTACAGTCGATCTTTCCTGTAAGAGCGGAGATGATATTCAAATTGAACTGCGCGATCCGGAAGAAATCCGTGAAAAGTGGTATCGGGAACCGATGGCGCCGGAACATGTAAAATGCTATAACCCAGCGTTTGATGTGACGGATCATACGCTGATTACTGCGATTGTAACAGAAAGCGGAATTTGCCGTCCGCCTTTTACAGAAAGCTTAAAAAAAGCATGTCAAGCTTCTAAATATCAATCTGCGAGGTAA
- the pupG gene encoding purine nucleoside phosphorylase (Evidence 2a : Function from experimental evidences in other organisms; PubMedId : 10537218, 15530033, 21279421, 21543875; Product type e : enzyme), whose translation MTVSEKLERCFQSVKNKIPFVPKVALILGSGLGDYGDYVKVEGTIDYHEIEGFPVSTVPGHKGRFLFAHIGKVPVVMMQGRVHYYEGYSMQDVVLPTRLMRRLGAEILFLTNAAGSVNPDFHAGDFMLIKDQISDFVPSPLIGKNPDELGPRFPDMSEVYDRDLQELLKKEAENLEISIREGTYLQFTGPNFESPAEVRMARVLGADAVGMSTACEAVAANHMGMKICGISFISNLGCGIGDHPLSHQEVGEAAKIAAPRFRKLVTAGIIAMGETVLQK comes from the coding sequence ATGACTGTTTCTGAAAAATTGGAACGCTGTTTTCAAAGTGTAAAAAATAAAATTCCGTTTGTTCCCAAAGTAGCTTTGATTCTTGGTTCCGGATTAGGTGATTATGGAGATTATGTAAAGGTGGAGGGAACAATCGACTATCATGAGATCGAGGGGTTTCCGGTGTCTACCGTTCCCGGGCATAAAGGACGGTTTTTATTTGCTCATATTGGAAAAGTCCCCGTCGTGATGATGCAGGGAAGAGTTCATTATTATGAAGGATATTCTATGCAGGACGTAGTGCTGCCGACACGCCTGATGAGAAGACTCGGGGCAGAAATCTTATTTTTAACGAATGCTGCGGGCAGCGTGAATCCGGACTTTCATGCGGGTGATTTTATGCTGATTAAAGATCAGATTTCGGATTTTGTGCCGTCTCCGCTGATTGGGAAGAATCCGGACGAGCTAGGTCCCCGTTTCCCTGATATGAGCGAAGTTTACGACCGGGATTTACAGGAGCTCCTGAAAAAAGAAGCCGAAAATCTTGAAATTTCGATTCGGGAAGGAACTTACCTTCAGTTTACCGGCCCCAATTTTGAGAGTCCAGCGGAGGTTCGTATGGCACGTGTTTTGGGTGCAGATGCGGTTGGAATGAGTACTGCTTGTGAGGCAGTTGCTGCCAATCATATGGGAATGAAGATCTGCGGAATTTCGTTTATCTCGAATCTTGGATGTGGAATCGGAGACCATCCGCTTTCTCATCAAGAAGTAGGAGAGGCCGCTAAAATTGCGGCGCCCCGGTTTCGAAAATTGGTGACGGCCGGGATTATTGCTATGGGAGAGACTGTTTTGCAGAAATAA
- a CDS encoding Class II aldolase yields MYPYRKALIEAGKTLLHSGLTVETWGNLSLRNPESGLIYLTPSGMDYETCTEEDIVVLFPDGRISSGTRKPSVEKDLHLAIYRTRPKINAIIHTHPIYSTIFSCIGEPIPLFLDEAAQALSTPVKVCPYALPGSKELAKACASALSHGENACLLKSHGAVCIGRTQKEAFKTAKVLEMTAEIYWRIRAIGKMPDPLSPKAIAYMRDFALHRYGQEK; encoded by the coding sequence ATGTACCCTTATCGAAAAGCATTAATTGAGGCCGGAAAAACGCTCCTTCATTCCGGATTAACGGTGGAAACATGGGGGAATTTGAGTCTCCGTAATCCGGAAAGCGGTCTCATTTATTTAACTCCAAGCGGAATGGATTATGAAACCTGCACAGAAGAAGATATTGTTGTGCTTTTTCCGGATGGCAGAATTTCTTCCGGGACTAGAAAACCTTCCGTCGAAAAGGATCTGCATCTCGCAATTTATCGCACCCGACCAAAAATCAATGCGATTATTCATACGCATCCGATTTATTCGACGATTTTTTCTTGTATTGGAGAACCAATTCCGCTTTTTCTTGACGAAGCCGCGCAGGCACTCAGTACCCCAGTAAAAGTATGTCCTTATGCGCTGCCGGGAAGTAAAGAACTCGCTAAAGCTTGCGCAAGCGCGCTCTCTCATGGAGAAAACGCCTGCCTTCTAAAATCACACGGTGCAGTCTGCATTGGCCGCACACAGAAAGAAGCATTCAAAACAGCCAAAGTCCTCGAAATGACAGCTGAAATCTATTGGCGTATCCGTGCAATCGGAAAAATGCCAGATCCACTCAGCCCCAAAGCCATTGCTTATATGCGCGATTTTGCACTTCATCGTTATGGACAGGAAAAGTGA
- a CDS encoding Multi antimicrobial extrusion protein (Na(+)/drug antiporter), MATE family of MDR efflux pumps yields the protein MSLQVEAQEEKFDRMIKTPVDRLICKLAIPTICSMLVTSVYNMADTYFVGQIGTSATGAVGVAFSMMAIIQALGFFFGQGSGSYISRRLGAKDFEDASRMVTTGVFSAAICGAMVGTLGLIFLKPLAWALGSTETILPYACEYLQYILIGTPWMVASLTLNNQLRFQGRALYSMIGIMTGGVLNVALDPLCIFVFHMGIGGAGFATMLSQAVSCALLVAGTFQKGNLRIHFHKFTPNAKYLNGIFQGGFPSLCRQILASIATICLNFAAGTYGDAAIAAMSIVMRISNFTGSAVIGFGQGFQPVCGFNYGAKRFDRVLKGFWFCVRIGTIIMLCLSVLCFALAPQIVMLFRRDDPQVIEIGALALKAQCVALPLLSWISLGNMMQQVIGQSVRATIMALARQGLFFLPLLAILVPHFGLFGIQICQPASDFCTALLAIPVCGKTIKELKLGTIMEPSKKAG from the coding sequence ATGAGTTTACAGGTAGAAGCGCAGGAAGAAAAGTTTGATCGAATGATAAAGACGCCGGTCGATCGCTTAATTTGCAAATTAGCAATACCGACAATTTGCAGTATGCTGGTTACAAGTGTCTATAATATGGCTGATACCTATTTTGTAGGACAGATTGGAACCAGCGCAACGGGAGCTGTCGGAGTCGCATTTTCAATGATGGCGATTATTCAGGCGCTGGGATTTTTCTTCGGACAGGGTTCGGGTAGCTATATTTCCAGACGGCTTGGAGCAAAAGACTTTGAGGATGCGTCTAGAATGGTGACAACCGGCGTTTTTTCCGCAGCAATCTGCGGAGCGATGGTCGGGACATTAGGACTCATTTTTTTAAAACCGCTTGCATGGGCGCTTGGCTCTACCGAAACCATTCTTCCGTATGCCTGCGAGTATTTGCAGTATATTTTGATTGGTACACCTTGGATGGTAGCTTCTCTTACCCTAAATAATCAGCTGCGCTTTCAAGGACGCGCACTTTATTCCATGATTGGGATCATGACCGGCGGAGTCTTGAATGTGGCTCTTGATCCGCTTTGTATTTTTGTATTCCATATGGGAATCGGAGGAGCGGGATTTGCGACGATGTTGAGTCAGGCGGTCAGCTGCGCACTTTTGGTAGCAGGAACTTTTCAAAAGGGAAATCTGCGGATCCATTTTCATAAATTTACCCCCAATGCCAAATATCTGAATGGTATCTTTCAAGGCGGATTTCCATCCCTTTGTCGTCAAATCCTTGCAAGTATTGCAACAATCTGTCTTAATTTTGCGGCTGGTACCTATGGAGATGCAGCAATCGCTGCTATGTCCATTGTTATGCGTATTTCAAACTTTACCGGCTCAGCCGTTATTGGTTTCGGCCAAGGATTTCAGCCGGTTTGCGGGTTTAATTATGGTGCAAAGCGATTTGATAGAGTTTTAAAAGGCTTTTGGTTCTGTGTGCGGATTGGCACCATTATCATGCTCTGCCTTAGTGTTTTGTGTTTTGCTTTGGCACCGCAGATTGTGATGCTGTTTCGGAGAGATGATCCGCAGGTTATCGAAATCGGAGCGCTGGCTCTTAAGGCACAATGTGTTGCCTTGCCGCTTCTATCATGGATTTCTTTAGGTAATATGATGCAGCAGGTTATCGGTCAATCTGTGCGTGCAACGATTATGGCACTTGCCCGTCAGGGATTGTTTTTCCTTCCGCTTCTGGCAATTCTAGTACCGCATTTTGGCCTTTTTGGAATCCAGATTTGTCAACCGGCTTCCGACTTTTGTACAGCATTGTTGGCAATCCCGGTCTGTGGGAAGACAATCAAAGAATTAAAATTGGGTACGATTATGGAACCATCAAAAAAAGCCGGCTAA